One genomic window of Comamonas serinivorans includes the following:
- a CDS encoding LysR family transcriptional regulator, with protein MTRIADLQLLLRAVDLGSLTAAARALDGSPAAASAAVKRLEAQWQVPLLVRSTRSLRLSPQGERLLPHLRQALAALHAADEAARAQAQDLSGELQLALPSDLGRNLLLPWLDAFAEQHPALRLRLHLADHNADLVRAPLDAAIRYGTPTAGTQVALPLAPNNRRVLVASPAYVARHGIPQTPDAVRTHEALRFMLGGEVQTQWRFNLAGQWQTIEVTGRHSANDGEVVKRWALRGLGLAYKSWLDVADDLAAGRLLHLQPGWVGEASPLALVVPGRQQLTPAVRALRAWLQPRLDALPWPRWPDLDG; from the coding sequence ATGACCCGCATCGCCGACCTCCAGCTGCTGTTGCGCGCCGTCGACCTGGGCAGCCTCACGGCCGCGGCCCGCGCGCTCGACGGGTCACCTGCCGCCGCCAGTGCCGCGGTGAAGCGCCTGGAGGCGCAGTGGCAGGTGCCCCTGCTGGTGCGCAGCACGCGCAGCCTGCGGCTGAGCCCGCAGGGCGAGCGCCTGCTGCCGCATCTGCGCCAGGCCCTGGCCGCGCTGCACGCCGCCGACGAAGCCGCCCGCGCCCAGGCACAGGACCTGAGCGGGGAGCTGCAGCTGGCCTTGCCCTCTGACCTGGGGCGCAACCTGCTGCTGCCGTGGCTGGACGCCTTCGCCGAGCAGCACCCCGCGCTGCGCCTGCGGCTGCACCTGGCCGACCACAACGCCGACCTGGTGCGCGCGCCGCTCGACGCGGCCATCCGCTATGGCACGCCCACGGCCGGCACGCAGGTGGCCCTGCCGCTGGCGCCGAACAACCGGCGCGTGCTCGTGGCGTCGCCCGCCTACGTGGCCCGGCACGGCATCCCGCAGACGCCCGATGCGGTCCGCACGCACGAGGCCCTGCGCTTCATGCTGGGTGGCGAGGTGCAGACGCAGTGGCGGTTCAACCTGGCGGGCCAGTGGCAGACCATCGAGGTCACGGGCCGCCATTCGGCCAACGACGGCGAAGTCGTCAAGCGCTGGGCCCTGCGCGGCCTGGGCCTGGCCTACAAGTCCTGGCTGGACGTGGCCGATGACCTGGCCGCCGGCCGCCTGCTGCACCTGCAACCCGGCTGGGTGGGCGAAGCCAGCCCCCTGGCCCTGGTGGTGCCCGGCCGGCAGCAGCTCACCCCGGCCGTGCGCGCCCTGCGCGCCTGGCTGCAGCCCCGGCTGGACGCCCTGCCCTGGCCCCGCTGGCCAGACCTGGACGGCTAA
- a CDS encoding enoyl-CoA hydratase/isomerase family protein — MSVLHIEESQGVAWLTLNRPERLNALDDELMTALREYFQSLTAQSSARVVVLRGAGRAFCAGLDLKARGKTPKRSVETVLQSQKNVRDIMIAMRRCPQPIVSIVQGSASGGGFALALASDIRLATPDARFNAAFIRIGLSACDVGVSYFLPRMVGSSVAAEYMLTGRFMSAQRAQQLGLVSQIDELPALETEAKALCADMLRATPLALRLTKDALNFTVDAPSLDAAIALEDRNQVLCTQTPDFDEGVRAFLEKREPAYTGSQG; from the coding sequence ATGTCCGTCCTGCACATCGAAGAATCCCAAGGCGTCGCCTGGCTCACGCTGAACCGCCCCGAACGCCTGAACGCGCTGGACGACGAGCTGATGACGGCGCTGCGCGAGTACTTCCAATCGCTCACGGCGCAGTCCTCGGCCCGGGTCGTGGTCTTGCGCGGCGCGGGCCGTGCGTTCTGCGCCGGGCTCGACCTGAAGGCGCGCGGCAAGACGCCCAAGCGCTCGGTCGAAACGGTGCTGCAAAGCCAGAAGAACGTGCGCGACATCATGATCGCCATGCGGCGCTGCCCACAGCCCATCGTGTCCATCGTGCAGGGCTCGGCCAGCGGCGGGGGCTTTGCGCTGGCGCTGGCCTCGGACATCCGGCTGGCCACGCCCGACGCGCGCTTCAACGCCGCCTTCATCCGCATCGGCCTGTCGGCCTGCGACGTGGGCGTGAGCTACTTCCTGCCGCGCATGGTGGGCAGCTCGGTCGCCGCCGAGTACATGCTCACGGGCCGCTTCATGAGCGCGCAACGCGCCCAGCAACTGGGCCTGGTGAGCCAGATCGACGAGCTGCCCGCGCTCGAGACCGAGGCCAAAGCCCTGTGCGCCGACATGCTGCGCGCCACGCCGCTGGCTCTGCGCCTGACCAAGGACGCGCTGAACTTCACCGTCGACGCCCCCAGCCTGGACGCCGCGATTGCGCTGGAAGACCGCAACCAGGTGCTGTGCACGCAAACGCCCGATTTCGACGAAGGGGTGCGCGCCTTCCTCGAAAAGCGCGAGCCGGCCTACACCGGCTCGCAAGGCTGA
- a CDS encoding DHA2 family efflux MFS transporter permease subunit, with product MSSATLSGGVADDAGGGPPAPPPSVTYPPMVGPALVLGTLALSLATFMNVLDSTIANVSLSAIAGDMGVSTTQGTWVITSFGVANAISVPLTGWLTQRFGAVRLFVLAVLMFSLASWLCGFALSFEMLVACRVLQGAFAGPMIPLSQTLLLQSYPPEKSGIALALWGMTTLVAPVVGPLLGGWITDNISWPWIFYINVPVGALAAFMTWVLYKERDTERRKLPIDGVGLVLLVVWVGCMQLVLDLGKEQDWYASMEIVWMTIVAVVAFVAFLIWELTERHPVVHLRLFAQRNFLVGSLTMALAYGLFFGNVVLLPLWLQQWMGYTAIAAGMALAPVGLFAILLTPLVGKKVGTWDPRAMASFAFAVFALVLWLRAQFTTDTDFFHILIPTVLQGVGVSMFFVPLTTLTLAGQPPHMLPAAAGLSNFVRITAGAVGTSISTTLWESRATLHHAHLTESLHQGNTTLVNTLHMLQAKGLSHSQALAQLDRLVNQQAWTRAADDIFFGSACLFLVLIVAVWFCDRPAPHAGGGAEAAAGAH from the coding sequence ATGAGCAGCGCCACCCTGTCCGGCGGGGTGGCCGACGACGCCGGCGGTGGCCCCCCTGCACCGCCGCCGTCGGTGACCTACCCGCCCATGGTCGGCCCGGCGCTGGTGCTGGGCACGCTGGCCCTGTCGCTGGCCACGTTCATGAACGTGCTGGACTCGACCATCGCCAACGTGTCGCTCTCGGCCATCGCGGGCGACATGGGCGTGTCCACCACCCAGGGCACCTGGGTGATCACCAGCTTCGGCGTGGCCAACGCCATCTCGGTGCCGCTGACCGGCTGGCTCACGCAGCGCTTCGGCGCCGTGCGGCTGTTCGTGCTGGCGGTGCTGATGTTCTCGCTGGCGAGCTGGCTGTGCGGCTTCGCGCTGTCGTTCGAGATGCTGGTGGCCTGCCGCGTGCTGCAGGGCGCCTTCGCGGGGCCCATGATCCCGCTGTCGCAAACCCTGCTGCTGCAAAGCTACCCGCCCGAAAAGTCCGGCATCGCGCTGGCCCTGTGGGGCATGACCACGCTGGTGGCGCCGGTGGTCGGGCCACTGCTGGGCGGCTGGATCACCGACAACATCAGCTGGCCGTGGATCTTCTACATCAACGTGCCCGTGGGGGCGCTGGCCGCGTTCATGACCTGGGTGCTCTACAAGGAGCGCGACACCGAGCGCCGCAAGCTGCCCATCGACGGCGTGGGCCTGGTGCTGCTGGTGGTCTGGGTGGGCTGCATGCAGCTGGTGCTGGACCTGGGCAAGGAGCAGGACTGGTACGCGTCGATGGAAATCGTCTGGATGACCATCGTCGCCGTGGTGGCCTTCGTCGCCTTCCTGATCTGGGAGCTGACCGAGCGCCACCCCGTGGTGCACCTGCGCCTGTTCGCCCAGCGCAACTTTTTGGTCGGCAGCCTCACCATGGCGCTGGCCTATGGCCTGTTCTTTGGCAACGTGGTGCTGCTGCCGCTGTGGCTGCAGCAGTGGATGGGCTACACCGCCATCGCAGCCGGCATGGCGCTGGCGCCGGTCGGGCTGTTCGCCATCCTGCTGACGCCGCTGGTGGGCAAGAAGGTGGGCACCTGGGACCCGCGCGCCATGGCCTCGTTCGCGTTCGCCGTGTTCGCGCTGGTGCTGTGGCTGCGCGCACAGTTCACCACCGACACCGATTTCTTCCACATCCTGATCCCCACCGTGCTGCAGGGCGTGGGCGTGTCCATGTTCTTCGTGCCGCTGACCACGCTGACGCTGGCCGGCCAGCCACCACACATGCTGCCGGCAGCGGCGGGGCTGAGCAACTTCGTGCGCATCACGGCCGGGGCCGTGGGCACCTCGATCTCGACCACGCTGTGGGAGTCGCGCGCCACGCTGCACCACGCCCACCTCACCGAGAGCCTGCACCAGGGCAACACCACGCTGGTGAACACGCTGCACATGCTGCAGGCCAAGGGCCTGAGCCACAGCCAGGCGCTGGCCCAGCTTGACCGCCTGGTCAACCAGCAGGCCTGGACGCGCGCCGCCGACGACATCTTCTTCGGCTCGGCCTGCCTGTTCCTGGTGCTCATCGTGGCCGTGTGGTTCTGCGACCGGCCCGCGCCCCATGCCGGCGGCGGCGCCGAGGCTGCCGCCGGCGCGCATTGA
- a CDS encoding TetR/AcrR family transcriptional regulator has protein sequence MVRPRKFDKATVLQRATRVFWQHGFAASSTDLLLKEMGIGRQTLYNTFGDKRQLYLAVLQAYQEQSLSGHLKRLNTPESPLQGIRQLLRGLAATDDCTRALGCFGVGSVGEFGTSDPELMAQREVIRTVLERRIEARVHEGQELGELDASLNAQETAAFIQTAMAGLQLSARAGANLQTMHAIADFTADRLKAT, from the coding sequence ATGGTCAGACCACGCAAGTTCGACAAAGCGACCGTTCTGCAACGTGCCACACGGGTGTTCTGGCAACACGGCTTCGCTGCGTCATCCACGGACCTGCTACTCAAGGAGATGGGCATCGGCCGGCAGACGCTGTACAACACCTTCGGGGACAAGCGTCAGCTCTACCTCGCGGTGCTGCAGGCGTATCAGGAACAGTCTCTGAGCGGACACCTCAAACGCCTGAACACACCCGAGTCGCCGCTGCAGGGCATCCGCCAACTGCTGCGGGGCCTGGCCGCTACGGACGATTGCACCCGGGCACTGGGGTGCTTCGGCGTCGGGTCGGTGGGCGAGTTTGGAACCAGCGACCCGGAGCTGATGGCGCAACGCGAGGTGATACGTACAGTGCTTGAACGCCGGATCGAAGCACGTGTGCACGAGGGGCAGGAGCTGGGCGAATTGGACGCCTCGCTGAATGCCCAGGAGACCGCCGCCTTCATCCAGACCGCGATGGCCGGACTGCAGCTCTCGGCCCGCGCCGGAGCGAACCTTCAGACCATGCACGCCATCGCTGATTTCACCGCAGACCGCCTCAAGGCCACTTGA
- a CDS encoding SDR family oxidoreductase, whose translation MTLDDLMYKPGLLNGQRILVTGGGTGLGRVMTEAFQLLGAEVHICGRRGGVVEETARELMDLHGGKVVGHACDVRDSGMVGEMVEKIWTDSGALTGLVNNAAGNFVSRTEDLSMRGFDAVSQIVMRGGFNLTLECGKRWIEAGQKASVLSILVTWIWNGGPFVVPSAMAKSAMNTLTQSLAVEWGPKGIRFNAIAPGLFPTEGMSARLNPQGGEHTTRGGNPMGRTGKMPELANLAVYLMSPQAEYMTGQTMAIDGGQYQATGGNFAFMSQWTDADWQKARENIEAKNKADREQRTT comes from the coding sequence ATGACCCTGGACGACCTGATGTACAAACCCGGCCTGTTGAATGGCCAGCGCATCCTCGTGACCGGCGGCGGCACCGGCCTGGGCCGTGTGATGACCGAAGCCTTCCAACTGCTGGGCGCCGAAGTCCACATCTGTGGCCGCCGCGGCGGCGTGGTCGAGGAGACCGCGCGCGAGCTGATGGACCTGCACGGCGGCAAGGTCGTTGGCCATGCCTGCGACGTGCGCGACAGCGGCATGGTGGGCGAGATGGTCGAGAAGATCTGGACCGATTCGGGCGCCCTGACCGGCCTGGTCAACAACGCCGCCGGCAACTTCGTCAGCCGCACCGAAGACCTCTCGATGCGCGGTTTCGATGCCGTGTCGCAAATCGTCATGCGCGGCGGCTTCAACCTGACGCTGGAGTGCGGCAAGCGCTGGATCGAAGCGGGCCAGAAGGCCTCGGTGCTGTCCATCCTGGTGACCTGGATCTGGAACGGCGGCCCCTTCGTCGTGCCCTCGGCCATGGCCAAGTCGGCCATGAACACACTGACCCAGTCGCTGGCCGTCGAATGGGGCCCCAAGGGCATCCGCTTCAACGCCATCGCACCCGGCCTGTTCCCCACTGAAGGCATGAGCGCCCGCCTGAACCCGCAAGGTGGCGAGCACACCACGCGTGGCGGCAACCCCATGGGCCGCACCGGCAAGATGCCCGAGCTGGCCAACCTGGCCGTGTACCTGATGAGCCCGCAGGCCGAGTACATGACCGGCCAGACCATGGCCATCGACGGCGGCCAGTACCAGGCCACGGGCGGCAACTTCGCCTTCATGAGCCAGTGGACCGACGCCGACTGGCAAAAGGCCCGCGAGAACATCGAGGCCAAGAACAAGGCCGACCGCGAGCAGCGCACGACCTGA
- a CDS encoding SDR family oxidoreductase, translating to MHQEQDSRKTALVFGGSRGIGAAAVQRLLADGYAVAFTYVSSPDKAQAIVNAAEQEGLQALAIQADSADPAAIRHAVTTTTERFGLLSVVVVNAGILRLGTIDTVELDVLDQMLNVNVRGVYLSIQATVPYLVDGARVITIGSNVAIRTGFAGSSVYQTTKSAVAGMVKGIALDLAPRRITVNNVQPGPIDTDMNSDHLDMLADLSPLKRVGTAQEVAGLISYLASDASRYMTGASLTIDGGGTL from the coding sequence ATGCATCAAGAGCAAGACAGCCGCAAGACCGCACTCGTGTTCGGCGGCTCGCGCGGCATTGGCGCCGCGGCCGTGCAACGGCTGCTGGCCGATGGCTACGCGGTGGCCTTCACCTATGTCTCCAGCCCCGACAAGGCCCAGGCCATCGTGAACGCCGCGGAGCAAGAAGGGCTGCAGGCCCTCGCCATCCAGGCCGACAGCGCAGACCCCGCCGCGATTCGACACGCGGTCACCACGACCACCGAGCGCTTTGGCCTGCTGAGCGTCGTCGTGGTCAACGCCGGCATCCTTCGCCTGGGCACCATCGACACCGTCGAGCTGGACGTCCTGGACCAGATGCTCAATGTCAACGTGCGTGGCGTCTACCTGTCCATCCAGGCGACCGTGCCGTACCTGGTCGACGGAGCGCGCGTCATCACCATCGGCAGCAACGTCGCCATCCGCACCGGCTTCGCGGGGTCCAGCGTCTATCAGACGACCAAGTCAGCGGTGGCCGGCATGGTGAAGGGCATCGCGCTGGACCTCGCGCCACGCCGCATCACCGTGAACAACGTGCAACCCGGGCCCATCGACACCGACATGAACAGCGACCACCTCGACATGCTCGCGGACTTGAGCCCGCTCAAGCGCGTCGGTACCGCGCAGGAGGTGGCGGGGCTCATCTCTTACCTGGCGAGCGACGCATCGCGCTACATGACGGGAGCCAGCCTCACCATCGACGGTGGGGGCACGCTCTGA
- a CDS encoding zinc-binding alcohol dehydrogenase family protein, protein MKAVAMQAALPSHDPRSLQDVTLPDPVPGARDLLVEVRAVSVNPVDTKVRASAQVPPGEWKVLGWDAVGVVRAVGHAVSLFKPGDRVWYAGAIDRPGTNAQLHLVDERIAALAPQSLDDAHAAALPLTAITAWELLFDRLGARPGAQAVPGEALLVVGVAGGVGSVLVQLARQLTDLTVIGTASRAETAQWVQQLGAHHVLDHSQPLDAALRAAGLPAPSRIASLTHSAQHFGPLAQLIAPQGRLGLIDDPEPGSLNVNLLKTKAASLHWEFMFTRSLFQTPDMLAQHTLLTEVARLVDAGRLHSTLSEHAGSINAANLRRAHAGLESGRTRGKVVLEGFDD, encoded by the coding sequence ATGAAAGCCGTTGCCATGCAGGCTGCCTTGCCCAGCCACGATCCGCGGTCACTGCAGGACGTGACCTTGCCCGACCCGGTGCCGGGCGCCCGCGACCTGCTGGTCGAGGTGCGGGCCGTGTCCGTCAACCCCGTGGACACCAAGGTGCGCGCCAGCGCCCAGGTGCCGCCCGGCGAGTGGAAGGTGCTGGGCTGGGACGCCGTGGGCGTGGTGCGCGCCGTGGGGCATGCGGTGAGCCTGTTCAAGCCCGGCGACCGCGTGTGGTACGCCGGCGCCATCGACCGCCCGGGCACCAACGCCCAGTTGCACCTCGTGGACGAGCGCATCGCCGCGCTGGCCCCGCAGTCGCTGGACGATGCCCACGCGGCGGCGCTGCCGCTCACGGCCATCACGGCCTGGGAGCTGCTGTTCGACCGCCTGGGCGCACGGCCTGGCGCCCAGGCCGTGCCGGGCGAGGCGCTGCTGGTGGTGGGGGTCGCCGGGGGCGTGGGCTCGGTGCTGGTGCAGCTGGCGCGTCAGCTGACCGACCTGACCGTGATCGGCACCGCGTCGCGCGCTGAAACCGCGCAGTGGGTGCAGCAGCTGGGCGCGCACCACGTGCTGGACCACAGCCAGCCACTGGACGCGGCCCTGCGCGCGGCCGGCTTGCCGGCGCCCTCGCGCATCGCCAGCCTGACGCATTCGGCGCAGCATTTCGGCCCGCTGGCGCAGCTCATCGCGCCCCAGGGCCGGCTGGGCCTGATCGACGACCCCGAGCCGGGCAGCCTGAACGTGAACCTGCTCAAGACCAAGGCGGCCTCGCTGCACTGGGAGTTCATGTTCACCCGCTCGCTGTTCCAGACGCCGGACATGCTGGCCCAGCACACCTTGCTGACCGAAGTGGCGCGGCTGGTGGATGCCGGCCGGCTGCACAGCACGCTGAGCGAGCACGCAGGCTCCATCAACGCGGCCAACCTGCGCCGCGCCCACGCCGGCCTGGAAAGCGGCCGCACACGGGGCAAGGTGGTGTTGGAAGGGTTTGATGATTGA
- a CDS encoding SDR family NAD(P)-dependent oxidoreductase, with product MKLDSSISAVITGGASGLGGATARRLAKHGVKVAIFDFNEETGEAMAKEIGGVFCKVDVTDEAGVDAAFAKARAAHGQERILVNCAGSGGALKTVSRDKETGEIKAYPSDRFDRIVQINLVGTFRCIAKSAAGMASIPVLEDGDRGVVICTASVAAQDGQMGQVAYSASKAGIVGMTLPIARDFMGESIRINTILPGLFNTPLLNRAPEHVKAALAAQVPFPKRLGEADEYADLAETMIRIKYFNGESVRLDGAIRMAPR from the coding sequence ATGAAACTCGACTCGTCCATTTCCGCCGTCATCACCGGTGGCGCATCCGGCCTGGGTGGCGCCACTGCCCGCCGCCTGGCCAAGCACGGCGTGAAGGTCGCGATCTTCGACTTCAACGAAGAAACCGGCGAAGCCATGGCCAAGGAAATCGGCGGCGTGTTCTGCAAGGTGGACGTGACCGACGAAGCCGGTGTGGACGCCGCCTTCGCCAAGGCCCGTGCAGCCCACGGCCAGGAACGCATCCTGGTGAACTGCGCCGGTTCGGGCGGTGCCCTGAAGACCGTGTCGCGCGACAAGGAAACGGGCGAAATCAAGGCCTATCCGTCGGACCGCTTCGACCGCATCGTGCAGATCAACCTGGTCGGCACCTTCCGCTGCATCGCCAAGTCGGCTGCCGGCATGGCCTCCATCCCCGTGCTGGAAGACGGCGACCGTGGCGTGGTGATTTGCACCGCCTCCGTTGCCGCCCAAGACGGCCAAATGGGCCAAGTGGCCTACTCGGCCTCGAAGGCCGGCATCGTGGGCATGACGCTGCCCATCGCCCGTGACTTCATGGGCGAGTCGATCCGCATCAACACCATCCTGCCCGGCCTGTTCAACACGCCGCTGCTGAACCGCGCCCCCGAGCACGTCAAGGCCGCCCTGGCTGCCCAAGTGCCCTTCCCCAAGCGCCTGGGCGAAGCCGACGAGTACGCCGACCTGGCCGAGACCATGATCCGCATCAAGTACTTCAACGGTGAATCCGTCCGTCTGGACGGCGCCATCCGCATGGCTCCTCGCTGA